In the genome of Gadus morhua chromosome 14, gadMor3.0, whole genome shotgun sequence, one region contains:
- the atxn1l gene encoding ataxin-1-like: protein MKQAQERNQECLPPKKRDIPVSSGGGGGGGGGGEPPGTSLGGGGGGGGGGGGCGGDEVAPPQSSGPSLDAQGGASSGEWLRAQTSLHYGMESSENIPAVPVDQYSMLYKVALPSGTYSSSSLHPVLSHISPAYTVHSPLMQHPGIPYPPLGYAQIPHSQLQFVSPSYAAVPYAVPPGFVHSSILSPSGALSQPHAVSHLVPYPSVMQEGVVSPPSQQQVAAHTFTKVGGSGGIPLMLTSEQAELSARGVPVYYRPQGALAGPEVLRDAHMVQQETQAKMNGGEGREDYKGRTSRLLQVAPGGGALDYGPDRGLKDRRGEDRHSPGQRSTPDSDLELQQAGGPSSGPGHGGGRKEVSFAPLNLSQGSQRAREAHGDPTPEHSVRAAAYTGHAVSYGDPRFAGLQQQGALPGHAVILANGQPVLIPMEYQPPPPQQHHYACQPNDVSAIPSFKPSDPPARVCLSERAVVELATAQQQQQLLQQQLQQQQQQSTHHAPPGAAQAPPGPAAASGPGSPSHFMKGAIIQLATGELKRVEDLQTQDFVRSAEVSGGLKIDSSMVVDIRASQQKAGLVALHFTVGEQQSKVTIDVPPEHPFFVFGQGWSSCTPERTAQLYGLACHHLQVGDVCVSITLQQQVQAQPPPPPKQPQQHHHPQLLQQQQQQQQQGLARTPSKASTGPSPQPMGPPAPQQPRLQAQFRIERMYREQDREKEAPGAEGVAPSRPSVPSPSAEHGRSQSSSFHLHTEGPAAQGPSAVLLGAAQAGLSAAQRRWSAPGLQRCVIKGGEGPHAQTRPSFVPQEVKLSIEGRSNAGK from the exons ATGAAGCAAGCCCAGGAGCGCAACCAGGAGTGCCTGCCTCCCAAGAAGAGGGATATCCCCgtcagcagcggcggcggtggcggcggcggcggcggcggtgagcCCCCAGGGACCAgtctaggaggaggaggaggaggaggaggaggtgggggaggttgtGGAGGGGATGAGGTGGCCCCCCCCCAGAGCTCCGGTCCCAGCCTCGACGCTCAGGGAGGGGCCAGCTCCGGGGAGTGGCTGCGCGCCCAGACAAGCCTTCACTACGGGATGGAGAGTTCTGAAAACATACCAGCCGTGCCTGTCGACCAGTACAGCATGCTCTACAAAGTGGCCCTCCCCTCCGGCAcctactcctcctccagcctccacccCGTGCTCAGCCATATCTCCCCTGCCTACACGGTGCACTCCCCCCTCATGCAGCATCCAGGGATCCCCTACCCCCCGCTGGGCTACGCCCAGATCCCCCACTCCCAGCTGCAGTTCGTCAGCCCCTCCTACGCCGCCGTGCCGTACGCCGTGCCGCCCGGCTTCGTCCACAGCTCCATCCTCTCGCCCTCGGGCGCCCTCTCCCAGCCCCACGCCGTGTCCCACCTCGTCCCCTACCCCTCCGTCATGCAGGAGGGCGTCGTCTCCCCGCCGTCCCAGCAGCAGGTGGCTGCTCACACTTTTACCAAAGTCGGGGGGTCGGGCGGGATCCCCCTGATGCTGACCTCGGAGCAGGCGGAGCTCAGCGCCCGGGGGGTGCCGGTCTACTACCGCCCCCAGGGGGCGCTGGCGGGGCCGGAGGTGCTGAGGGACGCCCACATGGTGCAGCAGGAGACCCAGGCCAAGATGaacggaggggaggggagggaggactaTAAGGGCAGGACCTCCCGGCTGCTCCAGGTGGCTCCGGGGGGCGGGGCGCTGGACTACGGCCCGGACCGGGGCCTGAAGGACCGCCGGGGGGAGGACCGGCACTCCCCGGGCCAGAGGAGCACGCCCGACAGCGACCTGGAG ctGCAGCAGGCGGGGGGGCCCTCGTCGGGGCCGGGCCACGGCGGGGGCCGAAAAGAAGTGTCCTTCGCGCCGCTGAACCTCTCCCAGGGCTCCCAGAGGGCCCGCGAGGCTCACGGCGACCCCACGCCGGAGCACTCCGTCAGGGCCGCGGCGTACACCGGCCACGCCGTCAGCTACGGGGACCCCCGCTTCGCcggcctccagcagcagggggcgctgccgGGCCACGCCGTCATCCTGGCCAACGGACAGCCCGTCCTCATCCCCATGGAGtaccagccgccgccgccgcagcagcatCACTACGCGTGCCAGCCCAACGACGTCTCGGCCATCCCTTCCTTCAAACCCTCTGACCCCCCAGCCAGAGTGTGCCTCTCTGAGCGGGCTGTGGTTGAGCTGGCCAcagctcagcagcagcagcagctgctgcaaCAGCAgctacaacagcagcagcagcagtccacCCACCACGCCCCCCCGGGGGCCGCTCAggcccccccggggcccgccgCGGCCTCGGGGCCCGGCAGCCCGTCCCACTTCATGAAGGGGGCCATCATCCAGCTGGCGACGGGCGAGCTGAAGCGCGTGGAGGACCTGCAGACGCAGGACTTTGTGCGGAGCGCCGAGGTGAGCGGCGGGCTGAAGATCGACTCCAGCATGGTGGTGGACATCCGGGCCAGCCAGCAGAAGGCCGGCCTGGTGGCACTGCACTTCACGGTGGGCGAGCAGCAGAGCAAGGTGACCATCGACGTGCCCCCCGAGCACCCCTTCTTCGTGTTCGGCCAGGGCTGGTCCTCGTGCACGCCGGAGCGCACGGCGCAGCTCTACGGCCTGGCCTGCCACCACCTGCAGGTGGGCGACGTCTGCGTGTCCATCACCCTGCAGCAGCAGGTCCAGGCgcagcccccgccgcccccgaagcagccccagcagcaccaccacccccaactactacagcagcagcagcagcagcagcagcagggcctgGCCCGGACTCCCAGTAAAGCCAGTACTGGTCCCAGCCCGCAGCCCATGGGCCCGCCCGCGCCCCAGCAGCCCCGGCTGCAGGCCCAGTTCCGGATAGAGCGCATGTACAGGGAACaggacagggagaaggaggcgCCAGGCGCGGAGGGCGTGGCGCCCTCCCGGCCCAGCGTGCCCTCGCCCTCGGCGGAGCACGGCCGCAGCCAGAGCAGCAGCTTCCATTTGCACACAGAGGGCCCCGCCGCCCAGGGGCCCTCGGCCGTCCTTCTGGGGGCCGCCCAGGCCGGGCTGAGCGCCGCCCAGAGGCGCTGGTCGGCCCCGGGCCTCCAAAGATGTGTGATAAAGGGCGGCGAGGGCCCGCACGCACAGACCAGGCCCTCCTTCGTCCCCCAGGAGGTGAAACTGTCCATCGAGGGGCGCTCTAACGCAGGGAAGTAG
- the mtmr10 gene encoding myotubularin-related protein 10, translated as MFTVRPLKPTFKSYLPPLQTDVKKSLHPPVKKLEATLLPGEIVVNEVNFVRKCIGAEKSHDDLWGKLICTNFKVSFVTHEALAQPRFQVSNRLLGEHDIPLACVDQVVTVNDAKGKKKVLGSNQKLKFNPSELILYCKDFRIVRFSFDEAGPEGAKKVCLAIAHYSRPADPQLLFGFELIGTRYLGSSEDGLNGARPAGGSQTPLFACSSDWDREIKRTGAAEWRVCSVNQGYGVSPSLPEFFVVPASLADQDLRQYAEAFSGQRLPVWCWNHPNGSALTRMAAITDPLQQKRLDQRICNAIIKSHPQRGDVHKADLDKNLPSIQQVNNSLVRLRHICVIDPFEETEEKWLSSVENSQWLDYVRTFLKHSCDVVYILEGLNASVILQEEEGRDLSCVVSSLVQIMVDPHFRSLSGFQSLVQKEWVMAGHRFLDRCNHLKKSDKEESPLFLLFLDCVWQLMNQYPSAFEFTETYLALLSDSMWVPVFSTFLFNGPKHHADTMHDFLEDKKITLGEGEELCLPPVWDWSQQLSITDQALFNNPIYVGKAAPYAHNGAVKSFRRTKHKTWSSTLRGAPPSQTGWSSTLRGTPPALARNGLQGSQGTLPRRNSLAAQLKSDLFPVRDVPESPSERFARDWFSGPADPQGLLLPQLLPSHLALWRLYFLRWVPEAVIPRGGPVTAVHAVSQLAHEIETLQSQLRRYKGPTPGSTPRASPAGGPPGTPHAEPSRMFFKAGSLYEPSPPPEFLSSSFPFTPVGNLCRPNLRGTPISKLLNGAKTWLSTETLAGETA; from the exons ATGTTTACTGTGAGACCCCTGAAGCCCACCTTCAAGTCCTACCTCCCTCCTCTACAG ACGGATGTAAAGAAAAGCCTACACCCTCCTGTTAAAAAGTTGGAAGCAACACTACTTCCAG GAGAGATTGTTGTCAATGAGGTGAACTTTGTGAGGAAATGCATCGGTGCTGAGAAAAGCCACGATGACCTTTGGGGGAAACTGATCTGCACCAACTTCAAGGTCTCCTTCGTCACCCATGAGGCTCTGGCCCAACCA AGATTTCAGGTTTCAAACCGCTTGCTTGGAGAACATGACATCCCCCTGGCCTGTGTGGATCAGGTGGTGACAG TCAACGATGCGAAGGGGAAGAAGAAAGTCCTGGGCTCCAATCAGAAGCTCAAGTTCAACCCCAGCGAGCTCATCCTCTACTGCAAGGACTTCCGCATCGTGCGGTTCAGCTTCGATGAGGCCGGTCCTGAGGGGGCTAAGAAG gtGTGCCTGGCCATCGCCCACTACTCTCGGCCCGCAGACCCTCAGCTGCTGTTTGGCTTTGAGCTCATCGGGACCCGATACCTGGGCTCCTCAG AGGACGGGCTGAACGGAGCGCGGCCCGCGGGGGGCTCGCAGACGCCCCTGTTCGCCTGCTCCTCGGACTGGGACCGGGAGATCAAGAGGACCGGCGCGGCCGAGTGGAGGGTCTGCTCGGTGAACCAGGGCTACGGCGTGTCGCCCAG TCTCCCGGAGTTCTTTGTGGTTCCCGCCTCCCTTGCGGACCAGGATCTGAGGCAGTACGCCGAGGCCTTCAGCGGCCAGCGCCTCCCT GTATGGTGCTGGAATCACCCTAACGGCAGCGCCCTCACCCGCATGGCTGCCATCACCGACCCCCTCCAACAGAAAAGGCTGGATCAGAG AATCTGCAACGCCATCATCAAGAGCCACCCCCAGCGGGGCGACGTCCACAAGGCAGACCTGGACAAGAACCTGCCCAGCATCCAGCAGGTCAACAACAGCCTGGTCAGGCTCAGGCACATCTGTGTGATAG ACCCTTttgaggagacggaggagaagtGGCTGTCGTCGGTTGAGAACTCCCAGTGGCTGGACTATGTCCG GACCTTCCTGAAACATTCTTGTGATGTGGTGTACATTCTGGAAGGGCTGAACGCTTCGGTCATTCTGcaag AGGAGGAGGGCCGGGACCTGAGCTGTGTGGTGTCCTCCCTGGTGCAGATCATGGTGGACCCTCACTTCCGCTCGCTGTCCGGGTTCCAGAGCCTGGTGCAGAAGGAGTGGGTGATGGCGGGACATCGCTTCCTGGACCGCTGCAATCACCTGAAGAAGAGCGATAAGGAAGAG TCTCCGCTGTTCCTGCTCTTCCTGGACTGCGTGTGGCAGCTGATGAACCAGTACCCGTCCGCCTTCGAGTTCACAGAGACCTACCTGGCGCTGCTGAGTGACAGCATGTGGGTTCCTGTCTTCAGCACCTTCCTCTTCAACGGCCCAAAGCACCACGCAGACACCATGCAC GACTTCCTCGAGGATAAGAAGATCACactgggtgagggggaggagctgtGTCTCCCGCCCGTCTGGGACTGGTCCCAGCAGCTGTCCATCACGGACCAGGCCCTGTTTAATAACCCCATCTACGTGGGCAAGGCGGCTCCCTACGCTCACAACGGAGCGGTCAAGTCCTTCAGACGCACAAAG CATAAAACGTGGAGCTCCACTCTGCGAGGCGCGCCCCCCTCCCAGACAGGCTGGAGCTCCACCCTGCGAGgcaccccccccgccctcgcACGCAACGGCCTGCAGGGCAGTCAGGGTACCCTGCCGCGCCGGAACTCCCTGGCCGCCCAGCTGAAGTCGGACCTGTTCCCGGTGAGGGACGTCCCCGAGAGCCCGTCGGAGCGCTTCGCCCGGGACTGGTTCTCGGGCCCGGCGGACCCccaggggctgctgctgccccagCTGCTGCCCTCCCACCTGGCCCTGTGGCGGCTCTACTTCCTGCGCTGGGTGCCCGAGGCCGTCATCCCCCGCGGCGGCCCCGTCACGGCCGTCCACGCGGTCTCCCAGCTGGCCCACGAGATCGAGACGCTGCAGAGCCAACTGCGGCGCTACAAGGGCCCCACGCCGGGGAGCACGCCCCGGGCCAGCCCCGCCGGGggcccccccgggaccccccacgCGGAGCCCAGCAGGATGTTCTTCAAGGCCGGCTCGCTGTACGAACCCTCGCCCCCCCCGGAgttcctcagctcctccttTCCCTTCACCCCCGTGGGGAACCTGTGCCGGCCCAACCTCCGCGGAACGCCCATCAGCAAGCTCCTGAACGGGGCCAAGACGTGGCTCTCCACCGAGACCCTGGCCGGCGAGACCGCATGA